gtactgtattgTGCTTTTACCTGTAGTTGCTTGACCATCCACTGATATGTATATTAGTGGCTAGTACTGACCCACCTGGgctaataaatatataacatttatatagcttgtttcatattatcctattgAAACATAGGAAAGCAAGAGTTACAAAACCTGCAGCGTTGTCCTACAGactttgtaaaatatatataatccAAATACCTAAACAATGTGTGACAAATATGTGATACAAACAGTTATAAAAAGTGCTAAGTGCAATAATTACCCCAGTGAACAAAAAGTCAACATAGTACAAAGTGCCAATTATATATTTTTAGTACAAACAATGTAATTCAATATAATAATGCATAGATGCATAAATAATCCTTAAATATTATAATGTAAATTTTGGAATGTACAAACCACACCAGCACCTGCTTAGCATTTGTTTTAAGCTAAGTGCTAATCAGCTCAGAATGGCAAGGCTATAGGCACTAAGATGATTAAAATCCATACATCTCACACTATAAAGAGACAAACCATAGCcataagaaaaaaacattaaatataataaagtGTAAAACATGTGATTGACACCTCAGACTGTCATAGTACTCAAATCTACCAAAAAACTAGAGTAGACAAACCATTAATATCAGATAACTATCATTAATACCTTCTCacctcagccatttttttttatttttactccccgccttccaaatgccataactttatttttccattcacagagctgtatgagggcttcatttttacaggaCAAATGGTATTTCATAatgttaccatttaatattctatagtatgtactgggaagctagggaaaaaaaaaatccaaaatagcTGGAGATCCCTGGAAAAGATAACAAGTTAAGAAGTCGGAAGTTCAACCAGGGAACATTGAGGGCATTGAAGGCAAGGGCCTCAGGGCAACAACATAGCAAAGGAGCTTGTGGTTAAGATGGGAAGTGAATAGGTCGACATTTGGAGTGCCCCACTGATGGCACTGCTGAAGAAAGGGGGAAGGGGGATATATTTACTTGAACTACTTTGTACGAATGGAGTGTGACACCTACGGTGACCTCGTACACGGGATTGAGGTCACCGGCATTCCAACTGTGCTGCAGCAGTGGGCACTAGGTGACCAGCAAGCAGCCCAACAAAGTGCAGCACCCACAGAGAGGTGCTAGTAATGTTGCATACAAGCTGATGACCCCTCTGCACATGTATGTCACATGGGCTGGGGGCTTGTGTTCTTATGCGTAGCAACGCAAGCTCCCTGCTCACGTGACGTCCGGCATCCCGTGCATACTACACTGAGGAAGGCTGACGTGATCTGCagggagtgtgccggagccagGGCTAGGTAAgtatcaggttttttttgtttcctccctGGGCccttggtctctgattattttgTCCAGGTGGCCACAGTATGGTAAACTGTCGCCAGGATATCAGTATGAAGTTTTGTTAGTGTACTCTTGTAAATGACAGTAAGCAACATTAACCCCTAAGAGTACTGTACGTAGTAATAGAGGTGTAAATACGTCTGTAAGATGACCAACAGAATTTCTAGAATTAGTCAAGTAGTTTTCCTGATGTTTTTGAGAGTACATATCATATGACATTCAGAGGGTCCAGAATGCAATGGTTAAACAGGTTTCAAGAAAGCATTTAACACTGTACACCTTAATACTATATTGTATGTAATACCTACCACTGGAATAGTAACCGGCTGCTTGGCCATTCCTCCATATGTCACCATTGTGCCGCCGTAACTGAAGAACAAATACTAGATGTGACATTCAGCTCAAAAACATTTTAACGTAGGCTTTAAAttttcaaagtaaatttaaagaaATACCCTTTtgttaatatatttttttgtatacttCTTACATAAGCAAGATATAACTGCTTGTAACTCAAAGTTTTATGCTGTCCTACTGATGTCAGCATGTCCTTTCCTAATCCGTGTCATCTGAAGTGTTGTGTGAGCCAATTCACCATTCAACTCAGTATTCATAACATGAACAACGGAGGAATATACTAAACcagtcacaccagttttctggtggaaAAGAAAGGTATTTTTGGTGGATGATGTTCACAATGACTACTGATGTAGATAGTCTCCACAGCAACACTACAACCAACAGATTAGAAAGAAATATCTGAATTTCTCAGCACAACAGCTTCAAGCTTTTGGGTCTGAAAATGTAACTGGCCCCAACTTCACATAGAGAAAAAAACATGACTTCCCTATTTGGAATGTGTGTTAAGTATATATAACTTTAATAACTAATATTTATTTCTTTTAGTAGGTCTCAGTAAAGATCACTTTAAAGGTTTGTGGGTATAGAAATAATGGTACAATTACAATGATGTACTTATTCGACGGTCTTCCAATAGACTACCTGAAGGTACTTACTCCAAATGACGTAACATTTCAGTTGTACTTTTTCCTCCAACACAGTTTAATGCCAGTCTTGGACGGGGGTAATTCTGAAAAGAGACCGTTCAGTAACTATACTTCATCAAAGTATAAGGCAGTACCCAGAGTGGATGGAGAGATTTTTCTTACCTTAAACAAATCTTTCATCTCTGGCTTGCGCAGTTGTTCTTCTGTGATCACATGGTCAGCTCCTAAATCCCGAAGTCTCTCCACCAAGCTTTGTAGATTTGGCCTAAACATATATTTGTAATGTGTTAGTCATTTTATTTATGCTCATCATCAATAAGTATGTTTATATTCATGATATCAAATTCTATTTAAGTTCTCATACCTGTCTCGTACAACGTTAATAGTTGTAATACCCAAAGATGCTGCAATCTGTATAACAGCCTGACCCACGCTGCTGTTGCTGGCATTCTGAATTATCGAATCTCCTGGGAAGCATGAAAAAGGATAGGATGAATGGCAAAAGTTTTCTACAACCTAATTTGggttattttatatgtatattgcTCAATGCTATTTACCTGGCCGAAGGGTCTCATAATCAGAGAGCAGTCTGTATGCAGTGCAGGGGTTAACACTTAAGGTTGCTGCGCCCACTACAGATATATCACTTGGGACACGCACCAGGGCCTCCTCACTGTATAAGCCCTCTGTACGCCATGTACCTATGAatcaatattttattaaaaaaatatatatattttgtaacatTCTTCTTAATCTACTTTCATTTTTCACCGTTTTTTCTTCAAAGTAAATTGAATGAAATTTTATAatgaatgataaaaaaaaaaaaaaaacttcaagaaagtaaaataaaaacttgtaagaatactgtatatgttcagcaagacatgacaaatacagtataacatattTTTAATGAATACTGCATCTGGGGTTGGAAGCATATAAGGATGAGGTGCAGCCTAATACAATGCCTTAGAGAATTTTGAGCAGTGAACACGTGCAGCCATTTTGGTTACAGTATTGGGTTCCAATGATGCTGGTATGAAATACGGCTTCCATTTCATGGCCTCTGGGTCATTGGATACAATGTTCATAAGAAATGCTGTGTATAGGTAAATCCAATGCATGCCCTTCTTTCACTGATGCCATAAAATATATCAATGTGAGTTTGGGGCCTTACCTGAATGGCAGTAGGGACACTGACACTACAGATAAAGTGTCACATGGATCTATGGGTGACCACGTGGGCAGACTGAAGGTAGAAACAGCATGTCTTAATTATTACAATAGCCTTCCTTCTTAAATAActctttatttttcatttgtgAAGTATCTAAATAGTTGGTCTGGTTCTACCGTTCTAGGAATACGTTAAAACCAAACAGACCAATATCCAACGTGGTTTTCAGGTtctaccacttccaccaactctccAACATTTCACTGATTTCGgaacatttggattttttttttttttaatctagcccccaccattcctgagcaataacttgtattagtttttttttttaatgcatttattagaccccctaggggtctgatcactaatgcaatacattacaatgctaatgcattgcaaaaacttggctcttctattgcaggctacatagagtagcctgcaatagaagccattGAATGACAGTCCAGGGAGCCTTCGCAAGGCTCCCCGCTGTCATAACAACATATTCCTGGCTCCGGGTGCCAGGGATCGCCGGTAGATTGGCGGCGCCCATgagccaccgggaaaatggtgcctcggtcagttTTAACcgaggcaccggaggggttaatgcgccCGATCGGTGTGAGCACCAAccagaggcattagcgctgggtgtctactgtataaaacagtacacaccagcggctatggcggccgccatagctaaaCACCTGGGAGAACTTTGTTTGGTATTACTATGTGTGGTGAAGTTAAATCGCATTAGAGAGGTAGCAAAACAATAAGCAGGAAGCAAGAACCTACCTAGACCAGCATCTACTGGAATCACCCAATCACCAGGCCGCACTGAAGATACATGATTTCCAACTTCAGTTACCACACCTACTCCTTCATTGCCTCCTACTGCTGGAAGCTGGGGCAACAGTGCATAGGTCCCTGTACaagacattaataaaaaaaaaaaaattgtaaatctttttaaatatttattttttaagatcAATAATTAAAGCACAGATTCGGgtaggggacatgattctgcagGCCGTATACAATCCACCGAATAACAGAATACAGGGTGAATAAGGATTAATGATGAATTTGGTTGGTTGATACGCAGTTGGATTTCAACTTTCCTGAACCTCATGTGTAGATAAGATGAGTGGTGCTTTACTCTCGCCccctttctgcagcacttttgtcTTAATGTGGGGTTGacattaaataaaatgtattcacaaTGCTTGTACTATGAAGTGCACCACCAAGTTTGTAATTGTAGAAAGTAGGtgtggggagggtgtttagattagtgtaggaatttctcttcatcctgaacaacccctttaagataaaagaAAGCATGCTCTTCTATGTGCCTTGTTTTAAAAAACAATTATCATGCATGACATTTTCTACCAGCACTCCTAACACTATTTTGCAAAAAAGATAATGAAAATGGAATAATCTATACCACTTATGCCCCCATATTATGCCCCCTAATCAACAATTTGGTGTAATCATATGTAGAATATAAATTGCCTGaattgtaaagtgctgtagaatatgcTGGGACTATAAAAATAAAGATTACTATTAGTGACTGTTATTTCATGATAGGCCATAAATAGTTGATTTGTGAGGGTTTGAATCAATGAACTCAAAAAGCACTGCCAAATCTGTATGTATAGCACTATGCATCACTAACTAACAAAGAGGCTGTAGCCTAAAGATAGGCAATCAATAATGAAGCCCCTAAAAATCTCTATTTTTATTGGCCAGAATAATCCCTAGGACTGTTTTTGTAACTACCATACTTGTAAATGCGACATATGGAAACCGTTATACGCagtgagctacactgtttctgtaacttgAGAGTCACTGAAACAGCATAGTTCACTGCGCTACaatgttttattaatgttttttttttccccttctataGAAATTACAGAAACAGCACAAGACAGCCCACTTGTTTCACATTCTTGAACACCTCTGGTATGAATACCTATTTAAGAAACTTTAAAATATCTCACCTTGTACCATGTTAATGTCTGAAGGATTTATGGGAGCAGCCAACAATTTAACTCTGACTTCATAGTCAACTGGAGAGGAGATGTTGAGATTCTTCAAACTGGTAAAAGATATAAGACGATAATATAGGTGCCGACATGGTCAATACGGAAAAATGTAATGCATGCTAGGAGACTGGTGCCACACAGCGTTTGGAAATGTGGTTATAGGTGCAACCAGGGGCCACTGGTGGTTTCACTTCTAAGTAAGTGAAACATTGATTCATTTCAGCTTTATATCATTACTGTCGGTGACGTTTCTTGTTAGCACTAGGGCAATGATGAGAGAAGGCTGTTTTGGCTGCTGGAAACTGTATACCAGGTATTTGGCTGGAGGTAGCTCTGccctatttaagtgaatgggagccgaGCTACAGTTCATACAGTGTATGAAGcttcatacagtacatacagcatCCTGCTGCTCCTCTGCTCCCATTCTCTCGAATAGGAGTGGTTAGTAGCATCCAACTTTGTTCAGTCTTGGGCAACACCTTTACACATCATGAAATTTTAAGTAATATAGAATTTCAAAAATTTTAAGTAACACAAAAAGAAAATCGAATTATTATTACAATTCATAAGTATATatctacatatacaatatatacacgaCAAGTTTAACTGTTGAAACTTTTATGCATTTGAGATCATTTTCATATTGATTTAAAGAAAATGCATCGTATTTGTAATGAGAAAGGTTCATAAATTGAATTGTAAGACGAGCATTAACCATGACCATTTTCTAGTTCTACAAAGAAAAGTGCTGAGCAAGTCGCAATTCCTCAGTTTGGTGCAATAGTTAATATTACCAAAAAGTTTCCTCAATAATAGAAAAAAGGTCCCATACAACTGCTACAAACATATAAATCCAAAGACGACCTAGCATGGAACAATGTATAAAAAGTATGGTCAAATTTTATTAATAGTACATGATAATCAATAAAGTAAtcgaatatactcgagtataagccgacctggatataagccaaggcccctaattttacctcaaAAAAAACGGGaacacttattgactcgagtataagctgaggggggaaatgcagcagctactggaaatctcaaagattaaaatggccgttgtttttgggtgcagtagatgctgggaaaggggagggggtgttttggttgtctgtctgccccttccctgagcttgaggactgtttttttccccccacttggaattcagcctggctgaatatagggtatctgcagtgctactattaacctcttcccgacagaacaggagctctgcagataccctacattcagtagaccgggcactttcacacacagggatacctaatgtgtatgtgtttcacagtaatttcctacttttatatgtattctagggaaaggagtgatttagaacttttattttatttttttattatattttttttcactattttatgagagattctatacattactattgtggctggtcatagaccccaccccctccaaaaaataaaattattttttttgttgtttcttgACTCAAGTATAGGCCGAGGGGGTCTtttccagcacaaaaactgtgctgaaaaacccggcttatactcgagtatatacggtaaatacatAAATACCCTAGGCTCCCAGCCCAGCGGAGAGTATGCCTTAGCATACATGAGGTGTGCCCTCCGCCAGCTCAGAGACTAAGAAGACTGTCATGAAGAATGATTTTAAAAGGGTTTTTGGAAAACAAGCTAAAGATTGTGATGGTTGTCAAAAGTTTTTCTCTCCAAAAACTCAACTGTTAGCACCTGGAAATGCTGCACGAGCCCATATATTTCTTCAGGCGCTGCTGAAAAGGAAACACAGTTTTATATGCTACCCTATTCAAATAAAAGGTTATCCATTTCTAGAAGCAAGCCAGGAAATGTTTTATCGCTTGGTTCAACATTATTGGTTCTATTAAACATTAGTGCCATTAGTACCTTACCAGGTGCTTTATACATCTGTTACATTCTTCAGTtgtatcatgtgatatacactcagTAGAGGAAATTTACTATAATATGTATGCCAGAAAGCTGCCATCACAGTGGTGAATCTTTGGCACACAATCTCAATTTATGACAAAGATGTGCCACTTTGTGTTTTTTCTGCCCCAGTCGCCACCTTTTGAGACTGTGATCAGACTGGGGGCGATAGATCAAGGCAGGCCAGGGCGGGGAATTTACTATAATTCAAATCTACAACAGGCCCTTCACATGGGTCAATTCCCAAGCAGGTACAGGGAATCCTGGAAAATTTTCcagaattaataataatattaataataagttTGACACATTTCATGCCAGCAGGATAGGAAATGTGTTCTGCGTCTATTGCTATCAGATCaatagtgactttttttttctttcctggaATACATGGTTGTGAGATCAGCAGAGTTTTTACTGATGGCTAGAATTTTGATCTGGCTGGGACCCCCTCTATGATGCCTTTGAAT
This sequence is a window from Leptodactylus fuscus isolate aLepFus1 chromosome 2, aLepFus1.hap2, whole genome shotgun sequence. Protein-coding genes within it:
- the MECR gene encoding enoyl-[acyl-carrier-protein] reductase, mitochondrial, encoding MWPLVRLIRRQLSTAAPRGLVYEKHGEPSHVLRLKNLNISSPVDYEVRVKLLAAPINPSDINMVQGTYALLPQLPAVGGNEGVGVVTEVGNHVSSVRPGDWVIPVDAGLGTWRTEGLYSEEALVRVPSDISVVGAATLSVNPCTAYRLLSDYETLRPGDSIIQNASNSSVGQAVIQIAASLGITTINVVRDRPNLQSLVERLRDLGADHVITEEQLRKPEMKDLFKNYPRPRLALNCVGGKSTTEMLRHLDYGGTMVTYGGMAKQPVTIPVSALIFKNVKLCGFWATKWKRDRYHNREEVTKMIRDLCDLIRRGKLLPPPCTEWPLEDFSQALHDAQTPFLSRKQILIM